The DNA window GACCGAGGGAATTTTCTTCAAGACCGCCTTTGCGGTCACCTATTTCGCCGTGGTGTGGATTTGCCTCGAGGCCGTTCGGATTCCCGTACTGCGCAATCTGATCAAGCAGGGCTACGAGACCACCATGCGCATCACCACCATGGTCACGTTCATCCTGATCGGTTCGACCTGCTTCTCGGTGGTGTTTATGGGCGTCTCAGGCGGCGTCTGGCTGGAAAACCTGCTGACGTCCCTGCCCGGCGGCGTCTGGGGATTCCTGATCTTCATCAATCTCTTCATCTTCTTCCTGGCGTTCTTCCTGGATTTCTTCGAGATCGCCTTCATCATCCTGCCGATGATCGCGCCGATTGCGCAAAAAATCCTGGCGCCGGTCGTCGGCCCGGATGCCGCACTGATCTGGTTCGGCGTCATGCTCTGCGTCAACATGCAGACCTCATTCATGCATCCGCCGTTCGGATTCGCGCTGTTCTATCTGCGCGGCGTCGCACCGAAAGAGGTGAAGAGCTCCGACATTTACTGGGGCGCGCTGCCTTGGGTGGGGTTGCAGGCGATCATGGTGATCCTCGTCATCGCCTTCCCGGTCTTCGTCACCGGCCTGCTCGACAAGCCCGTGAATGTCGACCTGAACAAGGTCAAGATCGACGTTCCGCAGATCGATCTGCCACCACTGGATTTCGGTCCGCCGGCGAAGCAATAACGATCCAGTCGCTTGCAAACGCCATGAATAAAAAACCCCGGAACATCGTTGCGGGGTTTTTCCGGGGCGTGAATCCATAATTTTAGTAACGGCCGCGGATATCCGCTTTGATACGCATGACGGACTCGAGTCAGGCCTCGCGCAAGGTCCGAAACGTGCCATAAGCCGTCGTCGAAGACGGGATTACAAGCCCCAACGAAATCTCATCTACATCAACGCCGATCCGGGTTCTGCTCGGCGGTGTATTTAGAATGACGTGATTTAGCCTACTCGCTCAACAAGGTGCGCACGCGAGGGTGCAGGGTCAAACCGATCGGCGAAATATTGCGTTTCATGGGCCACCAGTCCTTCGCGAAATTCCATGATGCTTACCGTGTAAGACGGTATGCCGTCATAGGTAAGTACGAACTCAGTGACCCAGAGATCGCCGCTGCCGATAATGCGCCGGACCGTAAAACGCTTCTTGTTTGGCTGGACGAATCGGCTCTCTTGAATGTTGTGCCGGCCGCGGATCCGCTCGCCCGATTGCGGATAATCAAGCACAGCATCTTCGCGGTAGATTTCATGTTCGACGTTGAAATCGCTCGCGTCCGAAGCATCCCAATGGCGCTGCAGCGCCGCCCGCACGGTTCGATCATCCATCTCAATCTCCCAACTGCGCTTCCGGCTATCGTTTCGGGACCACCGAATTCATTGTGCTGTACGTTATTCTGAAACGTGGGGCGCTGTTGCCGATCGCGCCAGTCGCGTGTCGCCCTCACGATGCGGGCGATTGCGGTTTAAGAATATGCCTGTGGGGAGCCCGCGACAATATGCGGATTTCGTCGGTTAGTGGCGCGAAGAACTTCTCGCCTCGATTTGGACAAGTGGCCTAACCGAATGCCACCCTTGGGTCATTTTCGACGGGCTTGACGACGTCCGGGTTAAGTTCGCTTTTGCGCCGTTAGCGACTATCGAGTGGACGTCGCGCGAGGTCTCAAAGGTGTCAAAAGCAGAAGTGACCGGACCCACTAGCGCAGAGCGGTGGAGACAATCGCTATCTTTATGCCGGCGCGACAAGCGACGCCATTGGAACGCGCAGCGTATACACAAAGCCGGTCGGTTCATACGCAAGTTGGACTTGGCCTTTCAATTGTTGGCCAAGAGACTCGATCAGGCGCGTCCCAAAGCTCTGTCGGGACGGTGCGCGCACCGAAGGACCGTCTTTTTCGGACCATGTTAGCTGCAGCCGCTGCGTTGCTTCGTCAATCTTCCATGCAATGT is part of the Bradyrhizobium canariense genome and encodes:
- a CDS encoding nuclear transport factor 2 family protein, with product MDDRTVRAALQRHWDASDASDFNVEHEIYREDAVLDYPQSGERIRGRHNIQESRFVQPNKKRFTVRRIIGSGDLWVTEFVLTYDGIPSYTVSIMEFREGLVAHETQYFADRFDPAPSRAHLVERVG